From Quercus lobata isolate SW786 chromosome 1, ValleyOak3.0 Primary Assembly, whole genome shotgun sequence, one genomic window encodes:
- the LOC115982291 gene encoding probable receptor-like protein kinase At1g49730, producing MGMDRLIRRVLALLRRSSHGPISFVRHFSYKDIKKGTDDFQRIIYNNSHGTAYKAKLQDGGVALVKEVGAFDQENDVFYREVQLLGRLHHRHLLPLKGFCTGHKTKRLLVFDNIENGSLKEHLSDPLKTPLSWRTRLQIAIGVASALEYLLLFADPPMYHVSISSSNIMLDDQFTAKVADVGLFTSVGNHITVPHASCSEECMVQEHGNIILQLGVLILELITGQCSEKGGADLIQWIQESRFASSMHKMIDPDLGNNYDSRELKNLLSVAKLCIKSGDKPKFSIPQIIHYLQKKVDIPCD from the exons ATGGGCATGGACCGTTTGATCCGCAGAGTCCTTGCATTGCTTCGCAGATCTAGTCATG GCCCAATATCATTTGTGAGGCACTTTTCATACAAGGATATAAAGAAGGGGACAGATGATTTTCAGAGGATCATATATAACAATTCTCATGGAACTGCTTATAAGGCCAAACTCCAAGATGGTGGGGTTGCTTTGGTAAAAGAAGTAGGAGCTTTTGATCAAGAAAATGATGTCTTCTACAGAGAAGTGCAACTCCTGGGCCGCTTGCATCACCGTCACCTTCTTCCACTCAAAGGGTTTTGCACAGGACATAAGACTAAGAG GCTGCTAGTTTTCGACAACATAGAAAATGGAAGCTTGAAGGAGCATCTTAGTG ATCCTCTTAAGACTCCCTTGAGTTGGAGGACAAGACTACAAATAGCCATTGGTGTTGCCTCTGCATTG GAATATTTGCTTCTGTTCGCTGACCCCCCGATGTATCATGTCTCCATCAGCTCAAGTAATATCATGTTAGATGATCAATTTACAGCAAAA GTAGCTGATGTTGGCCTTTTTACTTCTGTTGGAAATCACATCACAGTTCCTCATGCCTCATGTTCAGAAG AGTGTATGGTTCAGGAACACGGTAACATTATACTCCAGCTAGGGGTGCTGATTCTGGAGCTTATTACTGGTCAGTGTTCAGAGAAGGGAGGTGCTGATCTAATCCAATGGATCCAAGAATCTCGCTTTGCAAGCTCCATGCATAAGATGATAGACCCCGATCTAGGAAATAATTATGATTCTAGGGAGCTCAAAAATCTTCTATCTGTAgcaaaattatgtattaaatctGGGGATAAGCCAAAATTTTCTATTCCACAGATAATTCATTATCTCCAGAAAAAGGTAGATATTCCATGTGACTAG